Proteins encoded in a region of the Euzebya tangerina genome:
- a CDS encoding phosphotransferase yields the protein MTVRELTWARRSVDADLDRMPPDVASLVEAVFGEADGLPTSVIHGDPSPSNTRLQPDGSVVLLDWDESRVDVPLLDRAGVQDPLLEGEELTRALRVMLAWEVANGWLVEPSYARARLKELRQLLRRRA from the coding sequence GTGACGGTTCGGGAGCTGACGTGGGCGAGACGGAGCGTCGACGCCGACCTCGACCGGATGCCACCTGACGTTGCATCGCTGGTGGAGGCCGTGTTCGGAGAGGCCGACGGCCTGCCGACGTCTGTGATCCACGGGGACCCCAGCCCGTCGAACACTCGCCTCCAGCCCGATGGGTCGGTCGTGCTCCTCGACTGGGATGAGAGCCGTGTGGACGTGCCGCTCCTCGACCGTGCAGGGGTACAAGACCCGTTGCTGGAGGGCGAGGAACTGACCCGGGCGTTGCGTGTCATGCTGGCCTGGGAGGTTGCGAACGGGTGGCTCGTCGAACCCAGCTACGCCCGAGCTCGGTTGAAGGAGCTTCGCCAGCTCTTGCGTCGTCGAGCCTGA
- a CDS encoding HAD family hydrolase, with protein sequence MHAAFLDLDGCLVDSSRAIPFAINAGLESVGLAPQPVDSLVQYVGPPLLATYRELLSQQGESPGRAEEAVQGYRAVYGGLARQWTTVVEGIPAALQSLRSAGIRLVVVTSKPRVVAVPLLEHVELLDEFEEVVGPELSALTEPKQVGLERALHLVGRADGDRADTVMIGDTRYDIEAGHSCGTRTIGVTWGSGSPEELMALGADRVVQRPRQIPVALHDLVA encoded by the coding sequence GTGCACGCCGCCTTCTTGGACCTCGACGGCTGCCTGGTCGACTCCTCCCGTGCGATCCCGTTCGCCATCAACGCAGGTCTGGAGTCCGTCGGGCTCGCCCCCCAGCCGGTTGACTCGTTGGTGCAGTACGTCGGCCCCCCGCTGTTAGCGACCTACCGTGAACTCCTGAGTCAACAGGGTGAGAGCCCAGGTCGGGCCGAGGAGGCCGTCCAGGGCTATCGGGCCGTCTACGGTGGGCTGGCGCGGCAGTGGACGACGGTCGTCGAGGGCATCCCGGCCGCACTGCAGTCGCTGCGGAGTGCCGGCATCCGGCTGGTCGTCGTCACCTCCAAGCCTCGGGTTGTGGCGGTCCCGCTCCTCGAGCACGTCGAGCTGTTGGACGAGTTCGAGGAGGTGGTCGGCCCCGAGTTGTCGGCGCTGACCGAGCCGAAGCAGGTCGGGCTCGAGCGCGCCCTGCACCTCGTCGGCCGGGCCGACGGCGACCGGGCGGACACCGTCATGATCGGGGACACCCGGTACGACATCGAGGCGGGCCACTCGTGCGGGACCCGAACCATCGGTGTGACGTGGGGGAGCGGATCGCCGGAGGAATTGATGGCCCTCGGGGCCGACCGGGTGGTCCAGCGGCCGCGGCAGATCCCGGTAGCTCTCCACGACCTGGTGGCCTGA
- a CDS encoding HNH endonuclease signature motif containing protein has translation MKVTAVGTDTTIGGGSKGRAQAPDPCRTAIDALVQVDRSMATVLRALADAPPTAGLPAARLVGLAAHQTGWDVAYLRRCIETLQAMPLTWAAFDDGRISWSQLRRIVGPARRLCIADRATLDHQLSGAIDQNDRAEPDRICELAEDMACRLDDRRTAEREQATADRSYIHFQPRLTGGTDFHGHGDDDQIATLTAALDAAADRPVADDEQPVDVDGKPIPAAWLRHTARGAQRMEGLRRISAAYLAGADGGPARPSVTVVTDLTTITQSENDPGCTRAASRLLWNLAGGRRPLSSAAVRMLTCDADHVPMLTDGPQLLAIGDAHNPITTSLRRAVIARDQGCRFPGCGAPSAHSDLHHVVHRADGGPTTPGNLVALCRPHHRTVHQHNWRLTLTDGVLTVRHGRWQFTSQPRLRPPPPTRAAAPRDSGQARGSPATGSVATHREPNPKMADQLPF, from the coding sequence ATGAAGGTCACGGCTGTGGGCACCGACACCACCATCGGTGGTGGGAGTAAGGGGAGGGCGCAGGCGCCGGACCCTTGCCGCACCGCCATCGATGCCCTGGTCCAGGTCGACCGCAGCATGGCCACCGTCCTGCGGGCACTGGCTGACGCCCCACCGACGGCAGGGCTGCCCGCCGCCCGGCTGGTCGGGCTGGCGGCCCACCAGACCGGCTGGGACGTCGCCTACCTCCGCCGCTGCATCGAGACGCTCCAGGCGATGCCATTGACGTGGGCCGCGTTCGACGACGGGCGCATCTCCTGGTCCCAGCTGCGTCGCATCGTCGGCCCCGCCCGACGCCTCTGCATCGCCGACCGAGCCACCCTCGACCACCAACTGTCAGGCGCCATCGACCAGAATGACCGGGCGGAGCCGGACCGCATCTGTGAGCTCGCCGAGGACATGGCTTGCCGACTCGACGACCGCCGCACTGCCGAGCGCGAACAGGCCACGGCGGACCGGTCCTACATCCACTTCCAGCCGCGCCTCACCGGCGGGACCGACTTCCACGGTCACGGCGATGACGACCAGATCGCCACGCTCACTGCCGCACTGGACGCTGCCGCCGACCGACCCGTAGCCGATGACGAGCAGCCGGTCGACGTCGATGGCAAGCCGATCCCTGCCGCGTGGCTCCGGCACACCGCGCGAGGCGCACAGCGCATGGAGGGGCTCCGCCGCATCTCCGCCGCCTACCTGGCAGGCGCTGATGGCGGTCCGGCACGACCCTCGGTGACGGTCGTCACCGACCTGACCACGATCACCCAATCAGAGAACGACCCAGGTTGTACGCGGGCCGCATCGCGCCTCCTGTGGAACCTGGCCGGAGGTCGACGACCGCTCTCTTCGGCCGCTGTCCGGATGCTGACCTGCGATGCCGACCACGTGCCAATGCTTACCGACGGGCCACAGCTGCTCGCCATCGGGGACGCGCACAATCCCATCACGACGTCCCTTCGCCGGGCGGTCATCGCCCGCGATCAGGGGTGTCGCTTCCCGGGCTGTGGCGCGCCTTCCGCCCACAGCGATCTGCACCACGTCGTCCACCGCGCCGACGGCGGCCCGACCACACCGGGCAACCTGGTAGCTCTCTGCCGACCGCACCATCGCACAGTCCATCAGCACAACTGGCGACTCACCCTCACGGACGGAGTCCTGACGGTCCGGCACGGACGCTGGCAGTTCACCAGCCAGCCGCGACTCCGGCCGCCACCGCCCACCCGCGCCGCTGCTCCTCGGGATTCTGGACAGGCGCGCGGTAGTCCTGCAACCGGGTCAGTTGCCACCCATCGAGAACCGAACCCCAAGATGGCCGATCAGTTGCCATTCTGA
- a CDS encoding YdeI/OmpD-associated family protein translates to MRDSVTFPVTIEFDTHERDGYMKHFIVLPETFAAVEGDRLVGELVGRTFSRVVWDHPDGSRRLKFGEGWLAELGLDVGDTIELTLQTDPDPDYVELAPELEEALAADPVAEHAWESLTPGRRRTLAYGVTRAKRPETRRRKARELVAELKVGR, encoded by the coding sequence ATGCGCGACAGCGTCACCTTCCCGGTCACCATCGAGTTCGACACCCATGAGCGCGACGGCTACATGAAGCACTTCATCGTGCTGCCCGAGACCTTCGCCGCGGTGGAGGGTGACCGGCTGGTCGGCGAGCTGGTCGGCCGCACCTTCAGCCGTGTGGTGTGGGACCACCCGGATGGCTCCCGCCGTCTCAAGTTCGGCGAGGGATGGCTGGCCGAGCTGGGTCTGGACGTCGGCGACACCATCGAGCTCACACTCCAGACCGACCCCGACCCCGACTACGTCGAGCTCGCACCCGAGCTGGAAGAGGCGCTGGCCGCCGACCCGGTCGCCGAGCACGCCTGGGAGTCACTCACCCCGGGACGACGGCGGACCCTGGCGTACGGCGTCACGCGGGCCAAGCGGCCGGAGACCCGCAGGCGCAAGGCGCGGGAGTTGGTCGCCGAGCTCAAGGTCGGCCGCTGA
- a CDS encoding SDR family NAD(P)-dependent oxidoreductase: MSDLDTRTVLVAGGTGQVGEPIVRQLLDDGATVVVPSRRPEKARELLPSNAHVMEGDLSDPASAGAVRESITSQGLSPTDVIASLGSWWSGPDIGHLDPEEWDRVLAMGLGAHFHTANTFLPLLENTADATYTLINGGGGVDPVPGSGAVSISAAAQLMLGRVLAQQDGPPRVTTLVAMTPVLTRDRPEGRGGWLRAETIATITSRIVGGATLDEVTYLTNEPSAAGLLSSME, encoded by the coding sequence ATGAGTGATCTTGACACCAGAACCGTGCTCGTGGCCGGCGGAACCGGTCAGGTGGGTGAGCCCATCGTCCGCCAGCTGCTCGACGACGGCGCGACGGTCGTGGTCCCCAGCCGTCGGCCGGAGAAGGCCCGGGAGCTGCTCCCATCCAACGCCCACGTCATGGAGGGGGACCTGAGCGACCCAGCCAGCGCAGGGGCCGTTCGCGAGTCGATCACCAGCCAAGGGCTCAGCCCGACCGACGTCATCGCCTCACTCGGCTCGTGGTGGTCCGGACCGGACATCGGTCATCTGGACCCGGAGGAGTGGGATCGTGTCCTGGCCATGGGACTCGGCGCCCACTTCCACACCGCGAACACGTTCCTGCCGCTGCTCGAGAACACAGCAGACGCCACCTACACCCTCATCAACGGCGGTGGCGGGGTGGACCCGGTGCCTGGATCTGGAGCCGTCTCGATCTCCGCCGCCGCCCAGCTCATGCTGGGCCGGGTACTCGCACAGCAAGACGGACCGCCTCGCGTCACCACCCTGGTGGCGATGACGCCCGTCCTCACACGGGACCGACCGGAAGGTCGAGGCGGCTGGCTCCGCGCCGAGACGATAGCCACGATCACCAGTCGCATCGTCGGTGGCGCCACGCTCGACGAGGTGACCTATCTGACCAACGAGCCCAGCGCAGCCGGGCTGCTCTCATCGATGGAGTAG
- a CDS encoding LysE family translocator: MPPLSSLASFGLLSLLLIIVPGPSVIFVLSRSVALGRRSGLLSVVGNTIGVSVLILLVAAGLGPMLERSATLFTAMKLIGAAYLGWLGIQAIRNRHEAARVVDVTEMGRTRRSLLAEGFIVGVSNPKALVFFAAILPQYVDPGIGPAGTQMAVLGGLFAVIALVCDGVWALAGGSARAWLLRSPRRLARLGGASGLAMIGLGVGLAVTGRPDSSR, encoded by the coding sequence ATGCCACCACTCTCGTCTCTGGCGAGCTTCGGCTTGCTCAGCTTGCTCCTGATCATCGTCCCGGGCCCCTCGGTCATCTTCGTCCTCAGCCGATCAGTCGCTCTCGGCCGCCGCTCCGGCCTGCTCTCGGTCGTCGGCAACACGATCGGCGTCTCGGTCCTCATCCTCCTCGTCGCCGCGGGGCTCGGCCCGATGCTCGAGCGCTCGGCGACACTGTTCACGGCGATGAAGCTGATCGGTGCCGCCTACCTCGGGTGGTTGGGGATCCAGGCGATCAGGAACCGTCACGAGGCCGCCCGCGTCGTGGACGTGACGGAGATGGGGAGAACTCGACGTTCACTCTTGGCAGAGGGCTTCATCGTCGGCGTGTCGAACCCGAAGGCACTGGTGTTCTTCGCGGCGATCCTCCCGCAGTACGTGGACCCCGGCATCGGGCCGGCGGGCACGCAGATGGCGGTGTTGGGTGGCCTCTTCGCTGTCATCGCCCTGGTCTGTGACGGCGTCTGGGCGCTGGCTGGCGGCTCGGCACGAGCGTGGCTGCTGCGCTCACCCCGCCGTCTCGCCCGGCTGGGCGGCGCCAGCGGTCTTGCCATGATCGGGTTGGGTGTGGGCCTGGCGGTGACGGGCCGCCCCGACTCATCGCGCTGA
- a CDS encoding ABC transporter permease — protein sequence MRDLLQRLYGVVRKEIVQLLRQPGLLTILVIGPLAILLLFGAGVRPVDPAVSVAFVVPEDNPDLQGLVEEFAEAQEGRLLVHDIGSNEAAAESALRRDEVQVIISVPDVRLDDLTSSEEQPVLRVRHSFLDPLEAQAISLLTDGAVSDINDRIVEAAIAEVQGVAEALLEESAQQEEAAAAAAEGGLDEREQAQVEAGIEEAQELFDRDPALLAAPLDGEAEAAGGAITTSEFYAPAVVALILQHLTITFVALSISRERSQGTVELLAVSPLRPAERLAGKVLAYLLIGLVLGAVLLAAVVLVLGAPMRSGVLPVAGVLGLALVASIGVGFVLSAISRTTTQVVQGAMLILLLSVFFGGLLLSPERLFAWARPVGWLLPMYHAIPGLRDSMLRGVPIATTPLLALAAIAVVTLAGGGIWSARRREPTG from the coding sequence ATGCGTGACCTGCTCCAGCGCCTCTACGGCGTCGTTCGCAAGGAAATCGTCCAACTCCTCCGCCAGCCGGGGCTGCTGACGATCCTGGTCATCGGACCCCTGGCGATCCTGCTGCTCTTCGGTGCCGGCGTCCGGCCCGTGGACCCGGCCGTCAGCGTGGCCTTCGTGGTGCCCGAGGACAACCCTGACCTGCAGGGCCTGGTCGAGGAGTTCGCCGAGGCGCAGGAGGGTCGACTGCTGGTGCACGACATCGGCAGCAACGAGGCAGCCGCCGAGTCGGCGCTTCGACGGGACGAGGTGCAGGTGATCATCTCCGTTCCGGACGTACGCCTCGATGACCTCACCTCCAGCGAGGAACAGCCCGTGCTGCGGGTTCGGCACAGCTTCCTCGATCCACTGGAGGCGCAGGCCATCAGCCTGCTGACCGACGGCGCCGTGTCCGACATCAACGACCGGATCGTCGAGGCGGCGATCGCCGAGGTGCAGGGTGTCGCCGAAGCGCTGCTGGAGGAGTCAGCACAGCAGGAGGAGGCGGCCGCTGCCGCTGCGGAGGGAGGACTCGACGAGCGCGAGCAGGCGCAGGTCGAGGCCGGGATCGAGGAGGCCCAGGAGTTGTTCGATCGCGACCCCGCCCTGCTCGCGGCCCCGCTGGACGGCGAGGCCGAGGCCGCCGGCGGGGCGATCACGACGTCGGAGTTCTACGCCCCTGCGGTAGTGGCGCTGATCCTGCAGCACCTGACGATCACCTTCGTCGCCCTCTCGATCAGCCGTGAGCGAAGCCAGGGCACGGTCGAGTTGCTCGCCGTCTCGCCCCTCCGTCCCGCCGAGCGGTTGGCTGGCAAGGTCCTGGCCTACCTCCTCATCGGACTCGTGCTCGGTGCGGTTCTGCTGGCCGCCGTGGTGTTGGTGTTGGGAGCGCCGATGCGCTCCGGTGTGCTCCCGGTGGCGGGTGTCCTCGGCCTGGCCCTGGTGGCGAGCATCGGCGTCGGCTTCGTGCTCTCGGCGATCAGCCGAACCACGACGCAGGTCGTCCAGGGCGCCATGCTGATCCTGCTGCTCAGCGTGTTCTTCGGCGGACTGCTGCTCTCACCCGAGCGGCTCTTCGCCTGGGCTCGACCGGTGGGCTGGCTGCTGCCCATGTACCACGCGATCCCCGGGCTCCGTGACTCGATGCTGCGTGGTGTGCCGATCGCAACCACGCCGTTGCTCGCCCTGGCGGCCATCGCCGTGGTCACGTTGGCCGGCGGTGGGATCTGGAGCGCGAGGCGCCGCGAGCCGACGGGGTAG
- a CDS encoding ABC transporter ATP-binding protein — MTTAMPSQQSADGAPAVTVEASGVSRSFGDVAVIHDLDLSVAPGTIHGLIGPSGSGKTTTVRMLTGYLQPDAGTVRIFGSDVDAHDTATRQRIGYMPQLGVLYPELSVRENLLFVASLYGVRNASTRIEEVLRHLDLAGTESQALGSTSGGMQRRVALAGALLHEPDLLFLDEPTSGLDPRLRRQVWSHFQALRDDGRTLVVTTQIVSEATMCDTVGLIVEGRLVAVGTPAELRRRAEGGDVVDVQTSSRIPPQAIGALQQNDVVRKVSRNGENALRLVVADAEIDLPALDSVMADAGLDRPLAERYVRPFEDVFVTLLEQDDA, encoded by the coding sequence ATGACCACGGCGATGCCGAGCCAGCAGTCCGCCGACGGCGCACCCGCGGTCACCGTCGAAGCCAGCGGGGTCTCTCGATCCTTCGGGGACGTTGCCGTCATCCACGACCTCGACCTCTCCGTCGCACCGGGAACGATCCACGGTCTGATCGGCCCGAGCGGCAGCGGGAAGACGACCACCGTCCGGATGCTGACCGGATACCTGCAGCCTGACGCCGGCACCGTGCGGATCTTCGGCAGCGACGTCGACGCCCACGACACCGCAACCCGGCAGCGCATCGGCTACATGCCGCAACTCGGTGTGCTGTACCCCGAGCTGTCGGTCCGAGAGAACCTGCTCTTCGTCGCCTCCCTGTACGGCGTCCGGAACGCCTCGACGCGGATCGAGGAGGTGCTGCGCCACCTCGACCTGGCCGGCACCGAGTCGCAGGCGCTCGGCTCCACGTCCGGCGGCATGCAGCGGCGCGTCGCCCTGGCGGGTGCGCTCCTGCACGAGCCGGACCTGCTCTTCCTGGACGAGCCGACCAGCGGCCTGGATCCCCGTCTGCGCCGGCAGGTGTGGTCGCACTTCCAGGCCCTGCGTGATGACGGGCGCACACTCGTCGTCACCACCCAGATCGTTTCTGAGGCAACGATGTGCGACACGGTCGGACTGATCGTCGAGGGTCGCCTGGTGGCCGTCGGGACACCTGCCGAGTTGCGTCGGCGCGCCGAGGGCGGAGACGTCGTGGACGTCCAGACGTCCAGCCGCATCCCACCACAGGCCATCGGCGCGCTCCAGCAGAACGACGTGGTGCGAAAGGTGTCGCGCAATGGCGAGAATGCGCTCCGGCTGGTCGTCGCCGACGCCGAGATCGACTTGCCGGCCCTCGATTCGGTGATGGCCGACGCCGGACTGGACCGGCCGCTGGCCGAGCGGTACGTCCGTCCCTTCGAGGATGTCTTCGTCACGCTGCTGGAGCAGGACGATGCGTGA